agaaaatatagaaaaaacaaaaaatgtagaagtaaatacaggagatgtaaaaatggaagaaaaacctagtacatcaggtgtaaaaaatccaaaaggattatacccaaattattatacagccaattatgaacaacatgatagatataatacactatgggatagtagattaaataaaaaatggacaccaaaaccaatatcagaacaatataactttttagatttagattgcgtagcagatataaataaaacaatccaactatggataggatatgtatctaaacaattggtagataataaaataggaatgacagaaacaccaggatatatagaaagaacactTATAGGAACGGTAAAATTATGGTTACAAAATTTAACTAGAGAAAGTATAGATACCTTAAGaagcaataaaaaatttaatggtgaaatagcaacaacaaatatagaaatattatacaaatatgaaatagctataagaaacgaatttagtagcatgactacagaaattgaagaacaaaataaggaaaaacaaataaatagaaatctaataacaaaattagcaatatgtaatatgtgttatatagacgaatatacttgtgcattcagagaatattattataaaggaacatataatacagaagagagcaaagaaataagaaaactatatttcacaaaattaccagaaccttttaattctaaaataataaaagactggaatgaagcaggattaacagatactttaggagctagaataaaatttctacaacaatggtttgtacaaatatgtgaaaaatataaagaagaagcaaaaatagaaaaaacattaataaaaaacctttaagatgttgtaaaaataaaacagcaccacaatttggatgtacagataaatattataataaaaaatggaaaacaaagaaatataataaatacaagtcaaaatataaaaataaaaaaccaagaaaaagatattatgtaaaaaattatcagaataaaagaccatttagaccaaaaaagaaactaacagaatgtacttgttataactgtggaaaattaggacatatagctaaagactgtaaagcacctagaaacttaaagaaaaaacaaataactgaaatcataattgatgatgaagaatatatgcaaatggaatatatagactatgaactagatagtgaagatagtgtatatgaaatatcagatatagaagatgaaataggagatgaaataactaaagaagatgatgaaacctaatgactgaaaaagaaataaaaataataacacgagaagaatataaagatgaagaatcctcagaacaaaagattatatttgataatagtatatttgaacaaataaaaggaaaagaattagacctcagtgtcgaaaaaatatttgaagtacctacaataaaaaattggttcaaaagacaaaaagaagaatactacgtagttagccaaaaagaacatataattgactgtaaatatacaaaaggaaaagccaaaataccaataataaacaaaagaataataaacaaagaaatacaagatataaaggcaaaaaacccaattaaatatgtacacctaggaggaactgaaatattaataaaagcatgttttagagaaggaatagatacccctatagaaatatatttagcagatgatagaataatccaacctatagaaaaaagcataataagtgcaataaaaggaaatcttatataccaaaaatttaaattcataataagtgccaattattcaatagcaataaacgataggaatatagataaatcattagtattatactggaaaatgtcaggaatagaattaacacctggaagtaagatatttacagttagatgtaaaaacttatacgttttaacaacaaaacataaaatagcagcaaaaaataaaattaataaaataaaaatagaaaatccatttgaaagaatagttacagttattgataataatgaatatagttataaagaaattgacatggaagaagacttagaaatagtaaaagaaagattaagtacatcaagtataccaaaccaattaacttatgaaacaccaacatcatcaaggataagtacatcaagaagggaatatataatcccaaaaaacttaataagaaacacaaaagaaaaaataaatccataccattactatataactggaatcatggaacaaagaaaatatcaaatattaataaatacaggtcaagaagaaaattatatcacgagagaattagtaacagaaactgaaataataactactgaacaaCTATGCCCTGAATTACCCAAggaattaataataaatgaagaaataacagaaaaagaaataattattggaggaatacctttgataatacaatttaaaatatatcaagaaaacgaaaacgaaaatattacattaggaataaaatggttagaaaaagtaaaaccatacaatctaggagataaacaattaaccataacacacaaagataagaaaataataataaaaagaacagaagaatgaaaatatatatactcgcaaaaatcatagtagaaggatattataatagatactatacaccaatgatagatacaggagcagaagctaacatatgtaaatataattgtttaccaacagataaatgggaaaaattaaaaacacctatggtagtaacaggatttaataatgaaggtagtatgattaactacagagccaagaatataaaaatacaaatatgggataaaatattaactatagaagaaatatataactttgaattcactACAAAGGATATATTATtaggaatgccatttttagataaactatacccacatataataacaaggacacactggtggtttaccacaccatgtaaaaacaaagtaggagcaaaaagagtaaataataaacaaagaaaaaatacagaatggataaaaggaagtgaaaaaatcacacaaaaattagaaaatataagtaaaaatataactactcaattagaaattattatatttacaatagacaaagtaaaaataatccagaatgaattagaaaaattatataatgataaccctctaaaaggttggaataaacataaaacaaaaataaaaatagaattaatagaagaaaacagcataataacacaaaaacctttaaaatataactttgatgacttagcagaattcaaaatgcatataaaagaattattagataacaattacatacaagaaagtaatagtaaacatacaagtccagcatttatagtaaataaacatagtgaacaaaaaagaggaaaaagtagaatggttatagattaccgaaacttaaatgcaaaaactaaaacatataattacccaatacctaataagatattaaaaataagacaaatccaaggatataattacttcagtaaatttgattgtaaatcaggattttaccatctaaaactagaagatgaatctaaaaaactaacagcatttacagtaccacaaggattttatgaatggaatgttttaccatttggatataaaaatgcaccaggaagataccaacattttatggacaattattttaaccaactagaaaattgtatagtatatatagatgatatactactatattcaagaacacaagatgaacatataagattattagaaaaattcatacatattatagaaaactctggcataagcttaagcaaaaccaaagcagaaattatgaagaatcagatagaatttttaggtatacaaatagataaaaatggaataaaaatgcaaacacatatagtacaaaaaataatcaatcttgatgaaaacatagatacaaaaaagaaattacaatcatttttaggactagtaaaccaagtaagagaatatatacctaaattagcagaaaacctaaaacctctacagaaaaaactaaaaaaggatgtagaatatggatttgatgaaaaagataaggaacaaataagAAAGATCAAAATATTGTGTAAAAAACTACCAAAActatacttcccagatgaaaataagaaatttacttatattgtagaaacagattcgagtaatcatagctatggaggagttcttaaatataaatatgataaagaaaaaatagaacatcattgcagatattattcaggatcttatactgaaccacaagaaagatgggaaataaatagaaaagaattatttgcattatataaatgtttattagcatttgaaccatatatagtctataacagatttattgtaagaaTAGATAACACCCAagttaaatggtggataaccagaaaagtacaagattcaattacaacaaaagaaatacgcagactggtattaaatatattaaattttacatttacaattgaaataatcactactaacaagaatgttgttgcagattacttatcaagacaaagctacccaaactgaaccagataatacaatggaaaatatactcttagctatgactacactttgtaaaaaagtggaaagcatagaagaagagatacagatattaaagaaaacagctagtggtcagcagcatgacttgaaaaatgcggagataagacgatcggaagtctctaaaattccagagctagaaggtgacgttgagaaacacctaaaaactcataacagtttgttaaatgcagttgcaggaagcagcacagctagcagtttatctgcaaagaaaaaggaagaaattaaacctagatatacaaatacaaatatgaacaatctattttcaaaaccattcatacagaaaaatatccaaaatacccagaaagaaatattcctaccaccacagataaacacctacaaagaaagcctaaaccaagccaaaaagacatacaaccatataacccgtacatatatagacaacatatataaaatacaaaacttcctaaacaaaaatccaagatcccaaactacccaaaatccagatgaagattatattactcattatctaacaggatataataaactaatagcattaccaaatacaaatgcaaaactagtaGCCACTTGCTACAATTACGGATTACTAGATACAGTATATACACAGACAGGACAAGAAATAGCTACCATACCAGAAGTATACAGAGCATTTATGCAGTACAAAAGAATAACCAAAGGAACACTATTCTATATACGATTCTATTCAGCTACAGCAGAGATACTATATGAAGAAATAAAACCcatcatacaagttatcaagatcggacttacaagAGAAATGCTAGTACcggaaaaaatagaagaacaagaagagatagaaaaaataaatattccagacttttatgcaaataaaaggattatcggaatatccactatactaaatgaactagcaaacaactacctaaaccagaatgctatttggagttattattcaagagaacagacaatgatatattcaaactgcagagaaatacgagaaccagatatggaagaattaagacaatgggtcttgagtcttttgaagccagaacaatctacaaccacaagagctataaggacaaattttatttctccagaattattaacaagatattgcaagttaatcagtcacaaatatccagatcacatatgctcaaaatgcaaaggagaagataatattgttccagacgtacaactggaataaacaagaagaagattactgaagaagaagacgacaaGCTAGACAAAGAAATATGGCAgacaaaataatatgaaagagatattagattcctttcttttctttatgttattttgttttttgtaaaaagtcgtaaagtaaatagtAAAGAGTCagttttcatgaacagtaaaggtcgttcatgaatagtaaaagTCAAGAGTtagtttcatgaacagtaaaggtcgttcatgaatagtaagagtcaagagtcagattcatgaacagtaaaggtcgttcatgaatagtaaaagtcattttgtaatattataaataagtCTTTCGTTTATGAAATAAAACAGGCTACATCTTCAGGCCAAGggcttctctctcctctctcttctcttctctcaAGAAATACTTACAGATAAAATACTTAAAGATAAAATACAGGAAAGCTATGGAAGATAAGCAAGCTATGAatcaacaagaaaatatgaaagatcaacAAGAAGACACCAAGAATCTACAAAAACAGGTATGTAACACTATAAACATGACTAGCTAAACTAgtatattcctgataatctcatacatgtagattataattatccatcatataatagtactgttataaaaatcatcttgagtaagtttgccatgaaaatatgctaagagtaggtaagcccagactatgcatcctaaagttgaaaccggtaggcagaaggccgtttaggggagtaaacatgagttgaagcgctgttagggtaactgattgaagcagaaaatcatggtagtgaccaAAAAGAcgattaaaataacttattataatatgatgaataaggataataaacatagagattaaaaggaatatgttttagcaaatcatatgataagATGAACACTTATCTAATAGACGACGATATTACCTATAAAACACTTATACTTTATATACTAAAAGACattaataatgatgtaagaagaataatctatgaaaaaatattagcctttgaaataacagaaataatagaACCAGAATTGGACAGAACTAATTATACCAGAAACAGACTTATATGAACTAGATCTATATTTTGATAATATATAATGAATCAAACATATCTACAATACTGGCAACAAACTACAGAAAATATAAATTCACTAAAAAAtctaataacaattaatatagaacggtatcaaagaacccaagatatagtATACATAGAATATGTATTAGAATGCATATCAGAAATAATTAGAATCGTTCCACTACAAAGAGAATTTTATGCAAAATCTTTATAGATAGCTATAAATTAAAAATGAATAAAGAAGaatttgcaatagatgaaaaaacctATGAAAATCAAGAcggattaaaaattaaaataatattttcaaacttaggtagaagatataaaaaaataggagaccaattatacttaatgatagaaaaagaaacagcaagattagaagatagccTAACAGCTATGACTAGAATAAGtagagaaaatgaagaaattgataagaaaaaataaatcgaaatcattaaaaaacaagcaaccaaagaaatacaacaattggaagaaactaaaaacataagaattatagcattagaaaaagaattaaacatgTTAAAAGCAATATATGAAaacaaacaaagagaaaagaataaagaaatagaattaacagatgaaataaataaatttaaacaaatattacaaccagaagaaattcctagaattgaagaaatagataaaATAGATACAGGTGACAATATAGATGACCAAAAATCAGaatcaagtgaaataagtgaaacatatacagaacttcttgaaaatatagaaaaaataaaaaatgtagaaATAAACACAGGAGATGTAAATATGGATGAAAAGCCGAGTACATCGGGTGTAAAAAATCCGAAAGGATtatacccaaattattatacagctAACTATGAACATTCTGATAGATATGATACACTATGGAATAGTAGGTTAAAtaaaaaatggacaccaaaacTAATATctgaacaatataactttttagatttagattgcgtagcagatataaataaaacaatccaactatggataggatTTTTATCTAAGCAATTagtagataataaaataggaatgactGAAACACCAGGATACATAGAAAGAACACTTATAGGAACCGTAAAATTATGGTTACACAATCtaacaaaagaaagtatagataccttaagaagcaataaaaaatttaaaatccttgtggtactgtaaatgctgttagttttttagattcatcttctagttttagatggtaaaatcctgatttacagtcaaatttactaaagtaattatatccttggatttgtcttatttttaatatcttattaggtattgggtaattatatgttttagtttttgcatttaaatttcggtaatctataaccattctactttttcctcttttttgttcattatgtttatttactataaatgctggacttgtatgtttactattgctttcttgtatgtaattgttatctaacaattcttttatatgcattttaaattctgctaaatcatcaaagttatattttaaaggtttttgtgttattatactgttttcttctattaattctatttttatttttgttttatgtttattccatccttttagagggttatcactatataatttttctaatttattctggattatttttactttgtctattgtaaatataataatttctaattgagtagttgtatttttacttatattttctaatttttgtgtgattttttcacttccttttatccattctgtagtttttctttgtttattatttactctttttgctcctactttgtttttacatggtgtggtaaACCACCAGTGTGTCCTTGTAATTATATGTGGGTATAAATTAtctaaaaatggcattcctagtaatatatcttttgtagtaaattcaaagttatatatttcttctatagttaatattttatcccatatttgtatttttacattctttgctttgtagttaatcatactaccttcattgttaaatcctgttactaccataggtgtttttaatttttcccatttatctgttggtaaacaattatatttacatatactagcttctgctcctgtatctatcataggtgtatagtatctattataatatccttctactatgaTTTTTGCAAGTATATAAattttcattcttctgttctttttattattattttcttatctttgtatgttatggttaattgtttatctcctagattgtatggttttactttttctaaccattttattcctaatGTAATGTTTTCGTTTTCattttcttgatatattttaaattgtattatcaagggtattcctccaataattatttctttttctgttatttcttcatttattattaattctttaggTAATTCTGGGCATAGttgttcagtagttattatttcagtttctgttactaattctcttgtgatatagttttcttcttgacctgtatttattaatatctgatattttctttgttccatgattccggttatatagtaatggtatggatttattttttcttttgtattttttattagaTTATTTGGGATTATATAATCTCTTCTTGATGTACTTATTCTCgatgatgttggtgtttcataagttaattggtttggtatacttgatgtacttaatctttcttttactatttctaaatcttcttccatatcaatttctttataactatattcattattgtcaataactgtaactattctttcaaatggattttctattttgattttattaattttatttcttgctgctattttatgttttgttgttaagacgtataaatttttacatctagctgtaaatatcttacttccaggtgttaattctattcctgacattttccagtataatactaatgatttatctatattcctatcgtttattgctattgaataattggcacttattatgaatttaaatttttgatatatgagatttccttttattgcacttattatgcttttttctataggttggattatcctatcatctgctaaatatatttctataggggtatctattccttctctaaaacatgcttttattaatatttcagttcctcctaggtgtacatatttaattgggttttttgcctttatatcttgtatttctttatttattattcttttatttattattggtattttagcttttccttttgtatatttacagtcaattatatgttctttttgactaactacgtagtattcttctttttgtcttttgaaccaattttttattgtaggtacttcaaatattttttcaacaCTAAGGTCtaactcttttccttttatttgttcaaaaatattattatcaaatataattttttgttctgatgattcttcatctttatattcttctcgtcttattacttctatttctttttcagtcattaggtttcatcatcttcttttgttatttcatttcctatttcttcttctatttcatcTTCTATGTCTGATATTTCATACACACTGTCTTCGCTATCTAGTTCGTAATCTATATATTCCATTtgcatatattcttcattatCAATTACGATTTcagttatttgttttttctttaggtttctaggtgctttacagtctttagctatatgtcctaattttccacagttataacaagtacattctgttagtttcttttttggtctaaatggtcttttattctgatagttttttacataatatctttttcttggttttttatttttatatttagacTTATAtctattatatttctttgttttccattttttattataatatttatctgtacatccaaattgtggtgctgttttatttttacaacatcttaagttttttattaatattttttccatttttgtttcttctttatatttcTCACATAATTGTACAAACCATTGTTGTAGGAATTTTATTctagctcctaaagtatctgtcaatcctgcttcattccattcttttattattttagaattaaaaggttctggtaattttgtgaaatataattttcttatttctttactttcttctgtattatatgttcctttatagtaatattctctaaatgcacaagtatattcatctatatagcacatattacatatcgctaattttgttattaaatttctatttgtttgtttttctttattttgttcttcaatttctgtagtcatactactaaattcatttcttatggctatttcatatttgtataatatttctatatttgttgttgctatttcaccattaaattttttattgcttcttaaggtatctatactttcttttgttaGATTGTGTAACCATAATTTTACGGTTCCTATAAGTGTTCTTTCTATGTATCCTGGTGTTTCagtcattcctattttattatctactAATTGCTTAGATAAAAatcctatccatagttggattgttttatttatatctgctacgcaatctaaatctaaaaagttatattgttcagATATTAgttttggtgtccattttttaTTTAACCTACTATTCCATAGTGTATCATATCTATCAGAATGTTCATAGTTagctgtataataatttgggtataATCCTTTCGGATTTTTTACACCCGATGTACTCGGCTTTTCATCCATATTTACATCTCCTGTGTTTATttctacattttttattttttctatattttcaagaagttctgtatatgtttcacttatttcacttgattCTGATTTTTGGTCATCTATATTGTCACCTGTATCTATtttatctatttcttcaattctaggaatttcttctggttgtaatatttgtttaaatttatttatttcatctgttaattctatttctttattcttttctctttgtttgttTTCATATATTGCTTTTAAcatgtttaattctttttctaatgctataattcttatgtttttagtttcttccaattgttgtatttctttggttgcttgttttttaatgatttcgatttcttttttcttatcaatttcttcattttctctaCTTATTCTAGTCATAGCTGTTAggctatcttctaatcttgctgtttctttttctatcattaagtataattggtctcctatttttttatatcttctacctaagtttgaaaatattattttaatttttaatccgTCTTGATTTTCATaggttttttcatctattgcaaattCTTCTTTATTCATTTTTAATTTATAGCTATCTATAAAGATTTTGCATAAAATTCTCTTTGTAGTGGAACGATTCTAATTATTTCTGATATGCATTCTAATACATATTCTATGTATactatatcttgggttctttgataccgttctatattaattgttattagaTTTTTTAGTGAATTTATATTTTCTGTAGTTTGTTGCCAGTATTGTAGATATGTTTGATTCATTATATATTATCAAAATATAGATCTAGTTCATATAAGTCTGTTTCTGGTATAATTAGTTCTGTCCAATTCTGGttcattatttctgttatttcaaaaGCGAGTATtttttcatagattattcttcttacatcattattaatGTCTTTTAGTATGTATAATATAAGTGTTTTATAGGTAATATCGTCATCTATTAGATAAGTGTTCATCTTTATGATATGATTTGCtaaaacatattccttttaatctctatgtttattatccttattcatcatattataataagttattttaatcatctttttggtcactaccatgattttctgcttcaatcagttaccctaacagcgcttcaactgttgtttactcccctaaacggccttctgcctaccggtttcaactttaggatgcatagtctgggcttacttactcttagcatattttcatggcaaacttactaagatgatttttataacagtactattatatgatggataattataatctacatgtaagagattatcaggaatatactagtttagctactcatgttcATAGTGTTACATACCTGTTTTTGTAGATTCTTGGCGTCTTCTTgttgatctttcatattttcttgttgatTCATAGCTTGCTTATCTTCCATAGCTTTCCTGTATTTTATCTTTGAATATTTTTATTTCTGTAAGTATTTCTtgaaagaagagaagagaagagagaggagagagaagccCTTGGCTTGAAGAGGTAGCCTGTTTTTATTTCATAAATGAAAGacttatttataatattacaaaatgacttttactattcatgaacgacctttactgttcatgaatctgactcttgactcttactattcatgaacgacctttactgttcatgaaaactgactcttgactcttactattcatgaacgacctttactgttcatgaaa
This Nicotiana tomentosiformis unplaced genomic scaffold, ASM39032v3 Un00004, whole genome shotgun sequence DNA region includes the following protein-coding sequences:
- the LOC104089801 gene encoding uncharacterized protein, with protein sequence MLLQITYQDKATQTEPDNTMENILLAMTTLCKKVESIEEEIQILKKTASGQQHDLKNAEIRRSEVSKIPELEGDVEKHLKTHNSLLNAVAGSSTASSLSAKKKEEIKPRYTNTNMNNLFSKPFIQKNIQNTQKEIFLPPQINTYKESLNQAKKTYNHITRTYIDNIYKIQNFLNKNPRSQTTQNPDEDYITHYLTGYNKLIALPNTNAKLVATCYNYGLLDTVYTQTGQEIATIPEVYRAFMQYKRITKGTLFYIRFYSATAEILYEEIKPIIQVIKIGLTREMLVPEKIEEQEEIEKINIPDFYANKRIIGISTILNELANNYLNQNAIWSYYSREQTMIYSNCREIREPDMEELRQWVLSLLKPEQSTTTRAIRTNFISPELLTRYCKLISHKYPDHICSKCKGEDNIVPDVQLE